Within the Erpetoichthys calabaricus chromosome 1, fErpCal1.3, whole genome shotgun sequence genome, the region aggcgctcagcaggctcctatcaattatggagaatcaactgcatccactaaacagtgtcatctccagacagaggagcagcttgtcctgctccactgacagactgaagagatcgttcctcctccaaactatgcgactctttaattccacccgggggggggggggtggggggggggtaaacgttaacattattcaaagttattgtctgtttttacctacatttttttttatcactttttaatattgttttttttttttttgtatcagtatgctgctgctgaagtatgtgaatttccccttgggattaataaagtatcctatccatccatccatctctgtaaatcatcttgcacatatgaagtatgttttttgaaaactgtttccgccattcaaatgttaacataattttgactcaccccgTATATATAGGGAGACTTAGTAggatagggtggagtggtggctctgagactagggatggCAAAAGCACACCTGCACTGTCCTTACCACAAATgctctgttttataaatgaaatatacTTCAAATTGTATCATAGAATGGAATAGGAGCCACATAGAATTTGATAACAATTGATTCAACAAAATTCAGTGCAAATAGAACTGCATCaactgtttaaattttaaatatttcaaattaatttcacACTTCTGTAAGGCACTTAACAAAATGGAATCAAAATGTGGCAAGTTATGTATTTCAACAAATAAGTCCTTGTAAGCTTCCTATTAGTATTTACATCTTTTCTCCAATGCTTTATGAGTGATGCCAAATCTTTTAGAAGTTGCCATACAGTATAGAAAGAAAAATTAGCCGGCAGAGTGATGTTTCACACATTACTTTTGTTCTTCTGTATGCTTATACTTTTAATGAAGCCTTTATGTACTTTAATTAAACCTTTATGATAAAGTTCACTTAAAATgtagcaatacattttttgggGGGTTTATCGTTATTAGTCTGTATTGTTAAGTTTAatcaaaacataataataataataataatggtggattgattgatttaattatttgttttgcttttcttaatttaacttttcTGTGTCTAATCACTGTTGAGCAGGTGTAtgaatgtttgtttctttttgcaaTAGGGGCTTTAGTCAAATCAGTGTATTAATAGCGTAGAACAAAAGTGAAGTAGTGAGTTTGGTTTGGGGTTACTTCAACAAAAATAAGCTGTTCTGTGCAAACCAACTGCTTCTCATCTGGTTTCTTTTTATGCTTCTTAACTTCACAATTTGTATTTCTTCAGGTTTACAAGACAGTGGCAGCGTCTCTTCATCGCAGAACTCTTTTCAGTCCAGATCACACTATGTAACACAGGTTGAGAAAATGACGAAATCAACATCTGCATCCACGTGTTTGATAGCAGCCTCTCTGCCTGTTGTAATACTTAAAAGGATAGATGTAACCAACAGTCAACTACAGGTACAGAATGCAAATTTAACAATGCTTTCTGTCTGCCAAGAGCAAATGAAAAAGGTTAATCACAAatctaaacaaaaagaaaaattgtgtCCTGCAAAACCAAAGCAGTATGTTTGTTCTGAATGTAGAAAACAGTTTTCCAGGAAATGGCATCTTCAGACCCAcatgagaattcacactggagagaagccgtaccagtgttctgaatgtggcaaacgatttacCCGCAATAACAGTCTTCAGACTCACACAaaacttcacactggagagaagccatattgctgctctgaatgtggtaaacgattttCTGACCGAAAGCAATTTCAGAGACATggtagagttcacactggagagaagccatatagcTGTTCAGACTGTGGCAGACGATTCTCATCTAGTAGCCATCTTAAGGCTCACAGGAGAcgtcacactggagagaaaccatatagTTGTTCAgtatgtggaaaacaattctccTGCAGCAGTACTTTGAAgatccacacaagaattcacacaggagagaagccatattgctgtaaagaatgtggtaaacgattctctGATAGTAGGCCATATCAGAGACATAcacgaattcacactggagagaagccatatggctgtttggaatgtggcaaacaattctccaaTAGTACAAATCTTAAGAtccacagaagaattcacacaggagagaagccgtactgctgttcagaatgtggcaaacagttctcaCAGTTAAGCAATTTTCAGGATCACACAAGAAGTCATACAGGAGAGAAACCTTATCATTGTTCTGAATGTAGCAAAGGATTCTCCACCTTACGGCATCTTCAGAgccacaaaataattcacacacgGGAAAAGCCATATggttgtaatgaatgtggcaaacagttctctCATGGGAGCACtctcaaaaaacacataaatattcacaCAGGAAAGAAGTCTTTTTTCTGTGTGGCTTGTGGGAAAGGATTCTTTACCAAGAGCCAACTTCAGACCCACACAAGaactcacacaggagagaagccatactgctgttctAAATGTGGCAAAAGGTTCTCCACCAGCAGCATTCTCCGTTGCCATATAAGAagtcacactggagaaaagcctcattcctgttctgaatgtggcaaaggatTCTCCGACAAAAGGAGTCTTCAGAATCATGCAAAAGTTCATACTGAAgagcaataaaaaaattaaatctgacaTTCATTTCTGGAAATCCTATGAAGGTGtggaatatataaaataactaaCCTTAACTAGGAGCACAGAAATTAAGGAAAACCGTTTAACTTGGTCACAGCATACCGCTTGAACCAACATTGTACATTTGCCTTATCATAAACTAGATCATGACCCCCAAATGTAACAATAAACAGAAGAATATTCTAATAAGAATGTATTCATTTGTCCCATCTGggattgtttttttactttgcaccCCATAACAGGCTATACCTCACCATCACcattagcgctttgagtactgagaaaagcgctatataaatgtaatgaattattattattttattatcataacAAGAGGTTAGAAGATGAATGGATCTTTGTCTTCATTGTCATTCTGCCTGGCATTATACCCATCTCTGCCATGAATTTAACATCAGCACTTTGAATTCAGACTTGCAATCAAATAGTCCATGTTACTTTTGGATGATCTAAAGCTGGACAGCTGCAGTGATAGATACATAGAAGAACTTCATATTTTGAAATTGTGTCAAAATGTCATCCAAAACACATTTGTTATGTGTATCAGGCCAGGCTTTTCAGGCCAGAAGAAACCTTTAAATATTTAGGGATTGGTGAGGGCAACGAGAGATCCCAGGAAGCATtatagcaaaaatattttaaatatgtagaaaacaaaataatctaaCATAATACACACTTTAAGTGAATGAATTTCACTTGAATTATCGTACAGCTTTAGAATAAAAAATGGTTCAAAAGGTAGTGGATGTTAAAATCTAAGAAATCTGGTAaatgtttatgtaaaaaaattagAAGAGTATAAACATTTACACAAAAATCTGAAGTGATCAATTGCAAATTACTACAGATCAAAATAGGCAGATCTAGCATTCAGATTATTTTTTGCCAATTTCTGCTAAGTACTGGAAGGTCACATGGATTACAGTGTGCTGCTGGAATGTTCTTTAGGCACGACAACAATGCTCCGCAGTTTATTCCATGTTTTATGCTTTGTAGGTGGTTGATGCTTTAAATGTTGGCAGCTGGGGGTTTCAAATGTGCAGCGTGCATTCTTCTGTTTGCTATCAGGATGTACCTGTCTCTCTTTCCAGTTCTTGTCCCCTCGATCTTTTTAtgtttctctctcaccacatgcTATGGCAGTCGTGAAGTTGGTTATAAAGTAATTTGTCGCATGCAGTTTATTCTGCCggattttttttatatccatTTCAATTCAATAAGTGAAAACGGGTATGAAATAACATTATTTAGCTAGTTAACACCTATCTATGCAATGCAGAGTATGATAGTTTGCATGCGCCTCACATGAAGCAAGTGACCTGTGTAAGAGAGGGACACGCTTACAGATATTGATCATGCCTGTGCTGAGAGCCTCTCGGTCCTGTCATAAGGAGGCATATTACCGTGGCACAACAACACATTTAAAGCAGAAATGACATTAAGTCACCTAAATCTGGAATTGTAGATTCAAATTAttctacaaaagaaaaacagaaaatctgaaCAACAAACAAAGCACTGGCACTTACagttggtggctctgaggcgagggatctgcactggcaatcggaatgccaatagggactc harbors:
- the LOC114667145 gene encoding zinc finger protein ZFP2-like isoform X1, with translation MEEVGPAVQKHLNVGYKCEEMCNDNEEKNSTPYRSPPPMSTTEQRSVDIHSGVGECESLHLQQDGGSSIKEKDGERAGIRVKEDFDSAFGFTKTQENKLVSSLMEEDFKSDSVSNSLCHNAEGFGVDVTASDCDSQRHCSVHLRKSEKSQDLSNSGGGLQDSGSVSSSQNSFQSRSHYVTQVEKMTKSTSASTCLIAASLPVVILKRIDVTNSQLQVQNANLTMLSVCQEQMKKVNHKSKQKEKLCPAKPKQYVCSECRKQFSRKWHLQTHMRIHTGEKPYQCSECGKRFTRNNSLQTHTKLHTGEKPYCCSECGKRFSDRKQFQRHGRVHTGEKPYSCSDCGRRFSSSSHLKAHRRRHTGEKPYSCSVCGKQFSCSSTLKIHTRIHTGEKPYCCKECGKRFSDSRPYQRHTRIHTGEKPYGCLECGKQFSNSTNLKIHRRIHTGEKPYCCSECGKQFSQLSNFQDHTRSHTGEKPYHCSECSKGFSTLRHLQSHKIIHTREKPYGCNECGKQFSHGSTLKKHINIHTGKKSFFCVACGKGFFTKSQLQTHTRTHTGEKPYCCSKCGKRFSTSSILRCHIRSHTGEKPHSCSECGKGFSDKRSLQNHAKVHTEEQ